From the genome of Nicotiana sylvestris chromosome 1, ASM39365v2, whole genome shotgun sequence:
GAGGGGGGTGTATAGGTAGGTAGgtaggtatatatatatagagagagtaAAACTTACCATCATTCCCAACCATGAAGCCAACATGTATTCCCAAATTGAAACTGGTGTCACCGATAAAAGGTAGTTCAACATATTAAATGGAAGCAGAGGAACAAGCCGGAGCAGCAAAACAATCTGTCAAATCAGAGTAAATCAATTTGCATCCTTACTTCTGCTCTTTCTGGAAATTAATATCCACATTACTGACACACTTCTTAGCCAAAATGACAATCTGAAGATGTCATGACTATTAAAAGGACCTTTTCAAGCATTTCATGAAAGACACACAAACCTTAAAGCCAGATTTCCGAATTGCAATTGCAACTGCACGAAACTGTGGATAATCCTTCAACTTGGAAATGACAAATGACCTCCCAATCTGTCGAAATGTCAGCCAAAATGTCAAAATGTCCTGAAAAATCTACGGCCTTGAACCTCAGGTAGTCCATTTTTTGTTATACCACTAAAGTACCAATCAGAGCTCATTGAAATGGACTATGGGTGAAATCATGTTGTTCTAAGCAATACCTCAAGTGAATACATTTCTAACTGCACCAACAAAATATCCCTCTCCGGAACAGAAGAACTCACCGTTCTACCGAGAAGAAATGCTGCGGCAGCACCAATGGTAGCACCAATAGAATCAGCAATAAAACCCACAGGCAAGCCAAATAGATAACCACCACCTAGCTGAAAACAGGAGCCATGTAGAGTTCAGATTCAAATTATAACATCTAGATCCATTAAATTATTACTTTGTGACATGAAGTAATTAGCCAAATATCATTGATAACTAAGTCCATGATCCATGAGAAGCAGAGACAGATTGGTCAATATGTGCTATAAAACAATTTTGAACATCTGACTAAAGAAATTGGGGGTTGGGAGGGGCACATGACTTAAACAACAAACACCATAAATTTTACCGTAAGAACTGATGCTGGAACTGCCAATACCGTTAGAGGAATGTATGCAACAGCCCTGTAAGACAGAAAACAACATGACCAAAAGAACAGCAGCATAAATCTCCAGTGTTGATTGCAATATCCTATCTATAGGGGCATTTTggaccaaaaaaaaatataataactaATGCAAAATGAGAAGAGCGGTATCCCAAAGGTGTTTGCGTTATGATTAAAGTGTGAATGGAAAAACCCACCAGGAAGATTACTCATGACAACGTGGAAGGGCATTTGGGGATACAcactaatttaaaattttcagcaCTTATTCTGCTTCAGCTAGGCATAAAGGGCTTAAACAACAGATAGGCAGCAGGGGTCTTTATAGTGCTTTAAGGTAGCAACCAATTTTTTATTTGGTGACTCTTTTTCTCTGAAACAACGAATAGCAGCTCCCATGTTTCAGCAGTTGCGGCAACATTATTTCGGGGTTTTTGGGAGGCGAAACAAGCTGCTCATAGCTAAGCTTCAAAGGAAATCAAAGCTCAAAACGTTACACAACCCCTATGCCATGGATTTCTTAGATTGAGCAAGAATCTCCAAGAACACCAAAAATCTTCAAGTTAAGGTAACTTCAACAAGGTAAATTCTTAACTTTTTCAATTATAATGATGGAATAAGTATTATTAGTGTGTTCTTGAGCTTGAAACACTATTTAATTTATGGATTAAGCTAACCTAGAGTCTTGAGTTTAAGGAATTGCTGGGTTAGTTGAAGGAGAAGATAATATGATTTGGGCTAAGTAATGAGTTGAGTAATGACTTCAAGGACATAAGTAATTCCATGTGTTGAATTTATAAACTCGAAGTTTGTAATTTATTAAGAGACCGAAGTTGGATGGTTTGTAGCCAATTTGTGAGCCCAGAATGAGTTTTATGAGAATTATTTGGTCAAGTACAGATAGAACTCATACATATGTGTAGATTGAATTGTATTGAACGTTTGGGATGTAGTGGACCATTTGAGAAGTTGCTAATTGTGCGAGAGGCCAAGGTATGGTAAGACTTGACCTTCTAAATGTGATGTTCCAACTTTCATGCTTTCAAAGTATTTGATAAAATTCATAAACGAACATTTTGTCATCAAGTGCTTGTGGGAATGAAAGGGTACTTGATTCACCATCTTTTACAGAAAGCTTGAATGATAACCACGCGACCTTATGTTAAATGTTGAAATGATATGTTCTAATGCATATGCCACTTTAAATTGCCATGAATAATGAATGTCGCATGTGTTAAGAATTAATGTACTTACTTGAAAGCCTTAAAATGTTTTCATGCCCATTATGGTTCATTTGATTTAAAATTATTATGTGATGCCATTTGGCTATTTATTGTGTGTTGTTATGACATGTGAAGGCTACAAGCCTTGAGGTGACCCAAAAAGAGAGGGCCAGGCTAACGTGAGAATACATTGATGACCACAAGCCTTGAGGTGACCCAAGTGGAGGGTCAAGCCAATGTAAGAAGGTAAAAGTTTAATGTCCATAAGCCTAGAGGTGGCATGAAAGGAGGGTCGGGCTAATGTACATGAAAAGATAAAGCCCCCACAGTAATGCGTTTACGTTTTACCTGTCTTTATGATGATAAATGTTTATGACAAATGAAATGTGTTAAATGAATATTCTTGAACATTATTTCATGAGTTTACTTCAATGTTTTACATCATGTTTTCATAAAGGCGTATCCCAACATTTCGGCTTGTCGATGATACATACTGGCATTATATTCAGGTCATTCAAGGCTACCCATTTACCTTTCTTGTTTCAGATATTGGTACGGTCGAGGAGGGTACTACATTCTAGAGTTTAGCATCCTCCTTCCACAGATTTTGGTGAGCCACACCCCTACTCCGGTGTTGGCTAGGTTGTGCTTATCATTCTTTGTCACGAGGTATTTCCCTAGGAGTCATAAGTATTCTTTTGTTACTCTAGCGGCTCATGACTAGAGTGGTCATATGTATTATTTTGTTACTCTGGCGGCTCACAACTAAACTAGACATATGTATTCTTTTGTGACCTAGCGGCTCACTACTAGACTAGTCATATTTATGCATTTTTTACTCTAGCGCCTCACAACTAGACTAGACTTGTGGGACCTAttcttttggtatgtatatatgtCGACATTCCCAAGATGTAGAACTTTATGATTCATGCGGATAGCATGGCCTTATGTGGAACTATGTGTTTACTGTTTTCGATTTATAATTGTTAAAGCATCTAGGTGATGGTACGGGGGTGCCCAAATCCCCATATGTATATACTTTTCATGAATTATGTTATAGTGTTGATTCTTCTCAGCAGATATGGGTAGCCCTATGGCGGTCACGGTTTCTCTTTGAATTAGGGGCGTGACATAAAGTAAGAAAATTTATTTCATCCAGATGAGGAAAAACCCTTAtataattttctttttagttaaaCCTAGGGAAAGACCTTGTATAAACAACAAAAAGATCATGTTCTATACAAAAGCAATGCTTAGAAAAATATTCAGCAATCACCAATAATTGTAGGAACACCCTGCAAATATTGGATATGATGAAAAGATCTTGAAATGGATTGATGAGTTCCCTATCAGATGCAAGATAATCACAGTACTTGTCCTTCTAATTAGAACAAGAATTAGCATGCATccaaattttacaaggttttccAAGGGGCAACTTCCTTGAATCATCTAGGAATGAATATCTTTTTACCTTTTACCTTGATTTTTCCTTTTTGGAGAAAAACACAAACACATCAGCAGGGTTGCACAAAAAAGTAACTTCCTGATAGTACCCAACAATAATAACAATGTCTAACATAATGCTTTTAATCCATGCATTCACATTTCACAATGTGTACAGAGAACAGTGTGAGGAGCCTAAGCAACATAAACAATATCAGCCCTTTAACTCAACGCCAAACGGATGACAATAGGACAGTAATAAATGAGGATGAGCATTGAAAGAACAAAACTGAACTTCTATAATGTCTAAACAAAGGACGAGCTTCACGTTAATAAGGAGACAAATTAAGGGAGGACCCTATAAGATttgctcccccccccccaaaaccccCCCAACCACAAAAAAGGAACAAAAACATAGCCCAACTATGCGACGGTTGGATCGGGGATATACCAGACTCTACATGTTCCATGTTCTTAGAGCACTCACATACAGCTGAACATAATGTCTACAGGGCAATAGTACTAATCACTATTTTTTTATAACTGAGAAATCCCTGAGGGCCAGCGACGCATGGTTCGAgactacccttctccacttaaataccaggcttTTGTCTGCGGTAGGGTTCAAACCATGACTTGCGCCTAAACCTTACATCAAAACCTACCCTGTTATCACTAGACCAAAGCCCTGGGGGCTACTTTCTCGATTTATAACTGTACTATTTATGCCCCCCGCATGGCCATTCTATGAAGTGCACCAATTTTGACTGCTTTGGAATACCCTTGCAAATTAACAAGAATACCTCAATTTTGCATGCATATCTGTTCCCACCTTGTCAAATAACTCAAATCACTCAACTTAATCAAATGTAGGGAATGATTTAACATGATCACATTAAATATTTATGTATAAAAAGCAACTTACAGAACAAGAGGACCCCAAGGACCAAGATCTTGCTCAATCCATATCAAGAAATTTTTCAGCATCTgcacaaaaaaaagtaaaataaaaaaatgcaaCATCACAGCCCCATGGAGAGATAAATAACTTGAGTCGACGAGGCCCCATAGACGTGTTT
Proteins encoded in this window:
- the LOC104235951 gene encoding uncharacterized protein; amino-acid sequence: MAFHWSSFLKFTFLLLLIAAIATACFTLPVEKMLKNFLIWIEQDLGPWGPLVLAVAYIPLTVLAVPASVLTLGGGYLFGLPVGFIADSIGATIGAAAAFLLGRTIGRSFVISKLKDYPQFRAVAIAIRKSGFKIVLLLRLVPLLPFNMLNYLLSVTPVSIWEYMLASWLGMMPITFALVYVGTTLKDISDVTHGWGEFSKTRWAMIILGLLVSVFLIICVTRVAKAALEKALAENEDIDDILPSPELPTVADPTAHLGQPLIIKIDSAQDNHEK